TCCCGTCCTGCGCGCCCATCACGAGGTAGCTCTCCTCGCCCGGGTACACGTAGAGCAGCCGGTCGCGGGCCTGGGCCTCGATGTAGGCCGGGTCGTCCCAACGCGCCACGTCGTGCTTCTTCTGCGCGACGTCGGACTTCTGCGCCGCGACCTGCCGCTGCATGTCGGAGATCTGCTCCTGCTGCTGCACGAGGGTGCGGAGCGACGGGGCAAGCACCACGACGAAGAGCACGATGATCGCGAGCATGAGCAGGCTGAAGCCGGAGAAGTGCAGCGACCGGTACCAGGGCTGCGCCGACCCGCCCTCGGGCATCGCCACGGGGACGCGGCGGACGCGGGGCTTCTGGCTGGGCACGGAACGACGATAACGCGGCCGCGGGGGCTCGGCAGCCCGCCGCGCGCGCGTTGCGCACCCTCTCAGCGAGCCGGCCGGACGGGAGGCCCGGGGGCGCGCCTCCCGGTCGGCTCACCGCCGCCTCGTCCGCGGGAGGCCGCCCCGCCGTCGGGACGGCGCCCCGCTGTCGGGACGGCGGCGCCGCACGGCGGCGAGGAGTCGGGCGGGAACGACGAAACGCCGCCCTCCCGGAGGAGGACGGCGTCTCGGTGGGACTGGTTACAGCGAAGCCGAACGCGGGAACGCGGAACGGCCGGCGTAGACCGCGGCGTCGCCGAGCTCTTCCTCGATGCGGAGGAGCTGGTTGTACTTCGCGACACGGTCCGAGCGGGCCGGGGCGCCGGTCTTGATCTGGCCGCCGTCGACCGCGACCGCGATGTCCGCGATCGTGGTGTCCTCGGTCTCGCCGGAGCGGTGCGACAGGATCGCGGTCATGCCGTGGCGGTGCGCGAGGGAGACCGCGTCGAGCGTCTCGGTCAGCGTGCCGATCTGGTTCACCTTGACCAGGATCGAGTTGCCGGCCTGCTCGTCGATGCCGCGCTGGAGGCGCTTCGGGTTCGTCACGAACAGGTCGTCGCCGACGATCTGCAGCTTCGAGCCGAGCTCGGCGGTCAGGTGGGTCCAGCCCTCCCAGTCGTCCTCGGCCAGCGGGTCCTCGATGGTGGCGAGCGGGTAGTCGCGGGCCAGGTCGACGAAGTACTGCGTGAACTCCTGGCTCGAGAGCTGCTTGCCCTCGAAGGCGTACTTGCCGTCGTGGAAGAACTCGGTGC
The sequence above is drawn from the Curtobacterium sp. L6-1 genome and encodes:
- a CDS encoding FtsB family cell division protein gives rise to the protein MPSQKPRVRRVPVAMPEGGSAQPWYRSLHFSGFSLLMLAIIVLFVVVLAPSLRTLVQQQEQISDMQRQVAAQKSDVAQKKHDVARWDDPAYIEAQARDRLLYVYPGEESYLVMGAQDGTSPTPKPRTESGTPVSSSVQTPKVDWVQSMLSSVLESGLSDATSDELDRRGSGSGSGSGTGSGAGSDSGATAK